The Montipora capricornis isolate CH-2021 chromosome 1, ASM3666992v2, whole genome shotgun sequence genome contains a region encoding:
- the LOC138041033 gene encoding zinc finger protein 862-like produces the protein MSANLLDLWKIGGKRKAESSTDQNPSSEKAKKNERRIRKFQPAWKKEFPWVEYNEEKIEMFCVVCRKYPTVADKGSRLYTGINGSSNTGFRRDSLSSHDKSQSHYFCLQRAKNEERPEQAPLEQISRKMDKESKGKLEKLFNTAHFVAKEKLAMAKFPSLCDLQEKNGLDVGKHYRNAAACKTFIGAIADSERNETRNDIHNSNFFSVLSDGSTDSGVIEQESVFVRYIKEGNVKTTLADIVDLESGNAEGVLGGIDKALSRVGVTVETQSKKMVGSNFDGASVMMGQKTGVATRLKERIGNHHVTTHCVAHNLELAIADAIKEVSHYSKFEETVKGIFKFYFYSPKKRRELSQISELLEEDRVRYGGVKCIRWLASQHRALLALQKHYAVTVYHLENTTSSSKGEDGAKAKGYLKELKTERFVKMLHYMVDVTAILGRLSKQFQYEDLFITDIICKVDKAKLQLEDLKKNVGECYKSFSSNYDTQTGNFKCGKNGDQVVKLSNTGVNMEGHFNKLLTDICNYTDSRFESLTTPPISCFQSFDFRIWPQSRSDLLHHGDGDIKTLVAHFSNVLPDETSNGALDQWLDLKLLLSQPAQRKLLPHEVYSSLLANKPNNLSHILLVVEIMMVLSASTAVCERSFSAMNRIKTNLKTNMKQETLQDLLLVSTASPDVKEFSPEEAISVWIGSGKNKRHFVSSDVQHNTADRSAVTAEAEDAELEERPPLPALPALDEP, from the exons atGTCAGCAAATTTACTTGACTTGTGGAAAATTGGTGGTAAACGAAAAGCCGAATCCTCCACAGACCAAAATCCAAGCAgcgaaaaagcgaaaaaaaatgaACGACGAATTAGGAAATTCCAACCAGCATGGAAAAAAGAATTTCCGTGGGTTGAGTATAACGAGGAGAAGATCGAAATGTTCTGTGTAGTATGTCGTAAATACCCGACGGTGGCCGATAAAGGGAGCCGGCTTTATACAGGAATTAATGGGTCTTCCAATACTGGTTTTCGCCGCGATTCTCTTTCAAGTCATGACAAGAGCCAATCTCATTACTTTTGTCTTCAACGAGCGAAAAACGAAGAAAGACCAGAGCAGGCGCCGTTGGAGCAAATAAGCCGGAAAATGGACAAGGAATCTAAgggcaaacttgaaaaacttttcAACACGGCACATTTCGTTGCGAAAGAAAAACTGGCCATGGCAAAGTTCCCTAGTCTATGtgatcttcaagaaaaaaatggattGGATGTCGGGAAGCACTACAGAAATGCGGCCGCCTGTAAAACATTCATCGGTGCGATTGCTGATTCGGAAAGAAACGAGACACGAAATGACATCCACAATTCcaattttttctctgttttatcTGATGGAAGCACCGATTCTGGAGTAATTGAACAGGAATCTGTATTTGTGCGATATATCAAGGAAGGGAATGTAAAGACAACGTTGGCGGACATAGTTGATCTCGAGTCTGGAAATGCGGAAG GTGTTCTGGGAGGGATAGACAAAGCCCTTTCACGTGTGGGAGTAACAGTGGaaactcaaagtaaaaaaatggTGGGGTCGAATTTTGACGGTGCATCCGTGATGATGGGTCAAAAGACAGGGGTTGCAACACGACTGAAAGAGCGGATTGGAAACCACCATGTCACTACTCACTGCGTCGCACACAACCTTGAGTTAGCGATAGCAGATGCTATTAAAGAAGTATCTCACTACAGCAAATTTGAGGAAACTGTGAAAGGGATTTTTAAGTTCTACTTTTATTCgccaaagaaaagaagagaactttcacaaattagtgaattacttgaGGAGGATAGGGTTCGCTATGGTGGTGTAAAATGTATCCGTTGGTTAGCGAGTCAACACAGGGCTCTGTTGGCACTCCAGAAGCATTACGCTGTTACTGTTTACCACCTTGAGAATACCACTTCAAGTAGCAAAGGTGAGGACGGAGCCAAGGCAAAGGGGTACCTGAAAGAATTGAAGACCGAGCGTTTTGTCAAGATGCTGCACTACATGGTTGATGTGACTGCAATACTTGGACGTCTGTCAAAGCAGTTCCAATATGAAGACCTCTTCATTACGGACATCATTTGCAAAGTCGACAAGGCTAAGCTGCAGCTAGAGGATCTGAAGAAGAATGTTGGAGAGTGCTacaaatccttttccagcaactATGATACCCAGACCGGTAACTTCAAATGTGGGAAGAATGGTGACCAGGTGGTTAAGCTGTCAAACACTGGCGTGAACAtggaggggcactttaacaaacTTCTCACTGACATCTGCAACTACACCGACAGTAGATTTGAGTCTCTCACAACTCCGCCGATCAGCTGCTTCCAAAGTTTTGATTTCAGGATTTGGCCCCAAAGCAGAAGCGACCTGCTGCATCATGGTGATGGAGACATCAAAACACTGGTCGCTCACTTTTCCAATGTTCTACCAGATGAGACAAGTAATGGTGCtctggatcagtggcttgatttGAAGCTCTTACTCTCACAGCCTGCACAAAGAAAGTTACTTCCGCATGAAGTGTATTCTTCGTTGCTGGCAAACAAGCCAAACAACCTGTCCCACATCCTTCTAGTTGTAGAAATCATGATGGTCTTATCAGCTTCAACTGCAGTCTGCGAGAGGTCCTTTTCGGCCATGAACCGGATTAAGACTAACCTCAAAACTAACATGAAGCAGGAAACACTGCAGGatttgttgcttgtttcaacGGCAAGTCCTGATGTCAAGGAGTTCTCGCCAGAAGAAGCTATTAGCGTCTGGATCGGCAGCGGCAAGAACAAGAGACACTTCGTCTCTTCTGATGTCCAGCACAACACCGCTGATCGATCAGCTGTTACAGCAGAAGCTGAAGATGCTGAACTAGAGGAACGTCCACCTCTTCCTGCTCTCCCTGCCCTGGATGAGCCTTGA
- the LOC138041128 gene encoding phosphatidate cytidylyltransferase, mitochondrial-like, giving the protein MAGARDDILLKIVSNFPSGISLAFAYGSGIFKQKGNVSSKNMLDFVFVLENARQWHEENLKKQPTHYSFVGCLGSNAVVSLQDKYGAGMYYNALVPMEERIVKYGTISRHNFLLDLKDWQWMYLSGRLHKPVKVLQEVKDQEISLALKENLNSAVNAALLSLPEEFTEQQLFMSIAGLSFSGDFRMIIGENRNKVHNIVGSNIEHFRRLYKPILLSSREIQYNSFSGKCQQNHDSSVIFSRLMSLPKNLQQKLLGNFVPSGIESSHKETLEKLSKDKVKCSKLVQRGIRSIVQRSSMTQSVKGVITVGGYKTLLYSAQKMTKMLKGMFA; this is encoded by the coding sequence atggcgggcgcTCGAGACGATATTCTGTTGAAAATTGTGTCCAACTTTCCATCCGGAATTTCCCTTGCATTCGCCTATGGCTCGGGGATATTTAAGCAGAAAGGGAACGTATCTTCAAAGAACATGCTTGACTTTGTATTTGTGCTCGAGAACGCTCGGCAGTGGCATGaagagaacttgaaaaaacaGCCAACACACTACTCATTCGTTGGGTGTCTTGGTTCAAACGCAGTGGTTTCACTGCAGGATAAGTATGGTGCTGGAATGTACTATAATGCTCTGGTTCCTATGGAAGAAAGAATAGTTAAATATGGAACGATAAGTAGacacaattttcttttagatCTGAAAGACTGGCAGTGGATGTATCTTTCCGGTAGACTTCATAAACCAGTCAAGGTTTTGCAGGAGGTAAAAGACCAAGAAATCTCATTAGCGTTGAAAGAGAACTTGAACAGTGCAGTTAATGCAGCACTTTTAAGCCTTCCAGAGGAGTTTACAGAACAACAGCTTTTTATGAGCATTGCTGGATTGTCATTCTCAGGGGATTTTAGAATGATTATTggagaaaacagaaataaaGTACACAACATTGTTGGTTCAAATATTGAACACTTCCGACGTCTTTACAAGCCAATACTTCTGAGTTCAAGGGAAATTCAATACAATTCTTTCTCTGGAAAATGTCAACAGAATCACGATAGCAGTGTGATATTTTCACGGTTGATGTCATTACCCAAGAATCTGCAGCAAAAATTACTTGGAAATTTTGTTCCAAGCGGAATAGAGTCATCTCATAAGGAAACATTGGAAAAGCTTTCCAAAGATAAAGTGAAATGTTCAAAATTGGTTCAAAGAGGCATACGATCTATTGTCCAAAGGTCCAGCATGACTCAAAGCGTCAAAGGAGTCATTACTGTTGGGGGATACAAAACATTGTTGTATAGTGCTCAAAAGATGACTAAAATGCTCAAGGGAATGTTTGCATGA
- the LOC138041317 gene encoding sperm microtubule inner protein 11-like → MAFFNLTRLGFQDPIKAAVTKSGTTSQGDQCDTVKSTTEAQRTLLNEPVYPNSEATGSHVKYTKRLNKHIRPKLGPNEIYQTQITTNINYSYWMKDGVQNESWTQTEHHPRVNSEMTRFVDEMTLTNREFTLF, encoded by the exons ATGGCTTTCTTTAACTTGACGCGCTTAGGATTCCAAGACCCGATCAAAGCTGCTGTTACCAAGTCAGGAACAACATCGCAAGGTGATCAGTGCGACACAGTGAAATCCACAACTGAAGCTCAACGGACTCTGCTGAACGAGCCGGTGTATCCGAACTCAGAAGCAACCGGATCTCATGTAAAATATACTAAGAGGCTAAACAAACACATACGGCCTAAACTTG GACCAAATGAAATATATCAAACCCAAATCACAACAAATATAAACTACAGCTACTGGATGAAAGATGGCGTGCAGAATGAATCATGGACACAAACTGAGCATCATCCAAGGGTAAACAGTGAAATGACCAG GTTTGTTGATGAGATGACTCTAACAAACAGAGAATTTACACTATTTTAA